GAAGAGTTAGCTGAAGGTAAAATTTATTCTGGCGAAGATGCTTTTCGAAACAAACTTGTAGATGATATTGGTGGCAGAAGAGAAGCTCATAAAAAACTTTCTGAACTTTGCCAATATGAAGGACAAATCCCACTTTTTGAACAGGAATATTCTCCCTTTGAAAGAATGATACGATCGCTCGGTGTTAAGTTTTTAGGGGAAGGTTCACAAACAGCAAAAATTAGATCTCTTTTACAAGCACAAGTATTAGTGATACTTCCTACTTCCCTTGGGAAATTGATGTTATGAGAGATTTTTTCTTTGATTTGGTCGATACTTTGGAGTTGGTGTTTCTCGACCCACTCCGTTATTCAGAAGAAGTAAAAGAAATACCATTTGCCATCAGTTCAGCTTCTAGTTGGTTGTTTTCTATATTGGCCGCATTATCGTTGTCAGTGGGAATGAGTATTTTATCTGCTCCTTATACAGTTTCTACTTTGTCTTTTTTGTTTTTTGGTTTTATAGCCAATTTGATTCTCTTTCGATTTTTTCCATTTTTTTATTCACTGGTTGCTGACTATTATGTACAAAAAAAAGGTCGTTCTCAAAAACTATTATTCCTTGTGATGTTTGCAAGGCATTCCTCCATTCTTTTTTTGTTATTTGCACCTATTTGTATAGTGATCCATGCGATTGGATTATCAGGTGTAGGTTCTGGTTTCTTTTTATTACTTACTTTTATTGTGTTGTACGGATTAGTAATGGCACGTGGACTCAAATCCATTTATGAACTAAAGAATCGGGACTCGATTCGATTTTCTTTTTATGCTTTGGGACTAACAATTTTGTTTCCATTTTTAATGAATTTATACACGGCAACCAGTGTATTACAATCGGTATCGGGTGGTTTTTAATTGAATTTACTCATCACAAATGACGACGGAATTTCTTCCGCCGGCATCAAAGCATTAGAACGTGTACTTGGCAAATCATACAAAACATACCTCATTGCACCACTTAAAGAACGATCTGTTACTTCTATGGCACTTACCGTTTTTCAAGGAATGCGAGTGGAACGAATCAACGACAACCATTACATCGCCGATGGTTTCCCTGTGGATTGTGTGAACATTGGTTTGTATGCTGAGATTTTTCCAAAAATTGACTTTGTCATCTCTGGGATCAACAGAGGTGTGAACATGGGATATGATGTGCATTATTCAGGAACCGTTGGTGCCGCAAAACATGGTGCCTTACATGGTATCCCATCACTTGCTGTGAGTTCTGGTCGCATTGATCCTGATGATGGGTATGAAAAGGAAGCACAACTTGTTTTATCTTTTTTAGAAAAATACAAATCCCAAATCCAATCAGGGGAAATTTGGAATTTGAATGTTCCTCCAGAAGTGTCTGGAACGGGAACCATCGACGAGCTTGTTTTTACGAGGCTCGGGCGTCGTCGTTATTCAGAAAAGTATGAGAAAAAACAAATCATCGAAGGTGTCAGCGAATTCCAGTTAAATGGAAGTTTACTGGGACATGATGAAGAGACAGACACAGACTTTGAAGCGTATTACCAAGGCAAAATCCCTGTGACACCAATCCAATTGGACCTAACAGAAAAAAATCGTCTGAAGGAATTACATTCCAAATAAAACCTATGGCAGTAGATATCGATTACCTTTCTTATATGAACAAAGGCAATTATGCCATGGCTTTAAATCTTCTCGACCAAGCTTTGTTGCAAAATCCAGAAGATCCTATCCTCTTATACAATTTTGCTTTGTGTTGTTTCCAAACGAAAAACTTTAAAAAAACAATCCAAGTTTTGGATCGGATTTTAAGTGAATACCCAGGCTTCATTGAACTAGACAATGTATACCGCTTAAAAGTATTTTCTCTTGTAGAACTGAAAGAATGGGAATCGGCAGAAGGGATCATCAAAGAACGATTACAAATTGCGATCGATGATGCCAAACTCCTCTCGTTTTTGGCCCATGTGTATGAATACACCCACCGATTGGAAGAGGCCATTTCCATCCACAGGCGGATTTTAAAAGCCAATCCTGATTATAAAAATAGTTTGAATTCGCTTGGTTACTTACTTGCTCTGAAAAAAAAACTGACAGCAGAGGAAAGAGCAGAAGCCATTCGTTCCTTAAAAAAAGCCTTAGAGTTGGATCCCAATAATCCTGCCTATTTGGATAGCTTTGGGTATTTTTTGCAATCCAATGGGAAACCAGAGGAAGCTTGGAAGGCTTACCGTAAGGCCTTACAAAAGAACCCAAACCATCCCGTCCTCCTCGAAAGACTCAAGAACCTGAAGAAATAAATCTCCCTTTTGTTGACACAGTCCTTCTTCCAAAAACACTGGTGTTTCAAGGACTTTCTCGGGATGTAGCGCAGTGGTAGCGCATCTGTTTTGGGTACAGAGGGTCGCAGGTTCAAATCCTGTCATCCCGAATCAGTTGGTTCTATCTGACCCGGTAGCTCAGCTGGATAGAGCAACTGCCTTCTAAGCAGTTGGTCGGGGGTTCGAATCCCTCTCGGGTCGATGATTGTTCTAGAAACGGTGGATGTAGTTCAGCGGTAGAGCCCCGGTTTGTGGTACCGGTCGTCGCGGGTTCGAATCCCGTCATCCACCCACTTGTAAATTTCCCCTTCAGCGAATAAACTTTCTTAAAAATGGCATGGGCGCCTCGCGTTCGCCTGGCCCTCCGTGGCCAGAGCTCCCGCACGCATACATCCGTGTATGCTGTTCGGCGCCCATGCAATTTTCAAGAAAGGCCTCGATTTCATTGGGAAATTGCGTACAAGTATAGATTTTACTTAAGAATGAATTGAATTGGGATTCGAACGATTTTGCGCTAGAGTTCGAGTAGCCAATTTGGCAAGACACCTTACCTAATCGGCGTTAAATGAATATTTTTCTGGTTATACTTCCATCGATTTTTCTCAGTTTTTGGAAATTTATTTCAAAATTAGATTCGCCTTGGATCCAGTCCACTTTCAATAATGGGGAGTTCATCTAATATTCTTCGAAAACCTCTTAAATTGGTTGCGATGAATTATCTAAAATGCAAAGCGAAATTGTAGGTGGTGTAAAATGAAAATGCTTCGAATAGTTCGGCATCGATCGATTCTCTACTTTATTATTACTTTATTAACTTTATATTTTTTCTCGCATTGCAAAGGGGAAATTTTTTCCAATATTTGTGATCCCCAAAGCAAAGCATTTTATCAGACTATTGCTTTAAAGTTTGCATTGAATGATAAAAATGTCATTTGTGGGGTAGGTCCATTAGCTGGAAAAGATATAACAGCATATTCGATTCCATCATTAGGTATATCAGGAATAATTTCAGATTCGAATATCAGTCTCGTATCTGATACACTCTCTTCTTTTACTCCTTTAGTTGCTAAGTTTACCACCACTGGGCAAAGTGTTTCGATAGGTAACGTGACACAGACTAGTGAGGTAACCTCAAATTCGTTTTCGTCAAATCTTGTATATACAGTGACTGCTACCGATGGTACCAGTAAGGATTATACCGTTACACTTACTGCTCCAAGAACCTATGGAGGTTCATCTTTAGTACTTTGGTTCAAGGCAGATAGTCTTAATTTATCTGATGGTGCAAATGTTCAAAACTGGAATGATTCTAGCGGAAGAGGAAATCATCTTACACAAGTTACATTCCCTACAAGACAACCAATATATAAGTTGAATCAGGTAAATGGTCTTCCGGCTCTCAATTTTGCACAAGCATCATTGACATCGATGAGTTACAGTGGTGGAACTGGTTTTGCATCCATAAACAGTGGATCTTTTTTCTTAGTATTTAAGATGCCACAAATTTGCTTTTGGTTGGACCTGCAAATGGAAGAGAGATTAATATAGGTGCTTCACCAGGAAATGAGTTGTATCTTTGGCGCAATGGCTCCGGACTAACTCCACCATCTGTAAATTCAATACCTGTCACTGCATATATAGCTATTGCAAGCATTCAGAATACTACTGTTAGTTGGCAAGAATACTGGAATGGTGACTTAAAAGGAAATGCAACTTCAAATATTGAAAGTTATGTGACAGGCACCGTTGGATCCCTTTCCAATGGCAATTTAGATGGAGACATTGCGGAGTTTTTGTATTTCGATTCAGCCTTATCGCAAAATGAAATCGACAAAGTCTTTTGTTATTTAAGAGCTAAATACAAATTGATAGCTACAACTAAAAGCTGTGGAATATAAAGAAATTTCAGGTATTGACTCATAAATTCAAAGTCACATCCTAAAAACTTGCCTTGTACGAAGATAACTATACTCCAAATCCCCAAGAAAATGAAAGTTTGATAGAAGCGCAGAAGATAACTTGTAATATTTAGTTATCGCGAGTTAGGTGTATGTGGGTGGCTATTAGTACATCTCCTATTTTATTCCATTGCTTGGAAGATCGGTTATCATTGTAAAATAAATTTCCTAAATTTTCATTTTTTGATTTTCTAATTTTAAAAGAAAGAAAGAATTCATACTTTCTCAAATAGGAAGTAGTCAACGTATGCATTCTTATGTTTCAAATTTATCAATTCGTCTCAGATTATTCCTCCTACCAATACCAATCTTAGTGTTTTTATTGGTATTACTCGTTTTGTTCATTCAGTCTCAAAATAAGGATATAAAATTTACTTCCAAAGAGTTACAAGGAATCCAAATCATAAAACCAGTATATTCTGCATACAAAGTTGGATTAACAAAACTTAAAATTGGACAAGAGAATATTGGTGATTTAAAACCATTAGTGGATACTGGAATCGCCGTTATACTTGAGTCAGGGGTTTTGTCGGAAGAATCAACTTTTCTTAAAAAATGGAAAATACATTTAAATAAAGAGTCCTTCGATACTGTTTCAGCTAAAACATTTTTAATCGATACACAAGAACTCGCGGTTAAAATTGGTGATCAATCACATTTAATATTAGATCCAGAACTCGAATCCTATTATCAAATGGAAATTGTTTTATTCAAAGTTCCTGAATTATGGCAACATGTTGCCCTTTTAAAAGAAGTGATTCGAGATGAATATTTAGGTGAAAATCGGAATAGTAAACAATTTTTGAGTAGCAGTTTTACTAAAGCGATTATTTCAATCAATGGAATTGAAAATATATGTATCAAAATTGCGAATTCCAATTTAAAAACTTTAGAAAGTTCCAAAAAATACAAAGATACAATAAATCAGAATATCAACCAATCTAACATTATATGTAAAAAGTATATTGAAGAATTAAAAAATGTTTTTTTGAAAGAGACCATTAAACCAAATTCTGCAAATGAACTATTTACCATCATTCATAAAGGAACTTCAATTGGTGAAGAAATTCAAAATTCCTCACTTGAAATTCTGGAAAATTTAATTCAAGATCGATTGTCTGAGCAAGAAGGGCAACGTACGGTTAATATAATTATAGTATTAGTTGCTTTGAGTTTATCCATACTTATGATACGTTTTATTTTTCGGAGTATAAATGTACCATTAAAATCGGTGCTTTCAAAAATTGATGAACTATCAAGTGGTGATGCAGATTTAACAAAACAAATACCTTCTTTTGGAAAAAATGAAATCGGAGAGATTACTGAATCAATCAATCGTTTTTTAAGTAAATTGAATGATATGATGATTCAATTGAAACAAGCAGTAAACCAAGTGGAAAAAATCTCGGAACAATTGAAGGATGATGCACTTTTGGTCTCAGATAATGCATCGGGTTTAGCATCTACATCAGAAGAATCGGCGGCTTCTTTAGAGGAGTTGTCTTCTTCTTTTGAAATTATGTTTGGATCGATTTCAGATGAAACTAAAAAT
The sequence above is a segment of the Leptospira sp. WS39.C2 genome. Coding sequences within it:
- the surE gene encoding 5'/3'-nucleotidase SurE, which produces MNLLITNDDGISSAGIKALERVLGKSYKTYLIAPLKERSVTSMALTVFQGMRVERINDNHYIADGFPVDCVNIGLYAEIFPKIDFVISGINRGVNMGYDVHYSGTVGAAKHGALHGIPSLAVSSGRIDPDDGYEKEAQLVLSFLEKYKSQIQSGEIWNLNVPPEVSGTGTIDELVFTRLGRRRYSEKYEKKQIIEGVSEFQLNGSLLGHDEETDTDFEAYYQGKIPVTPIQLDLTEKNRLKELHSK
- a CDS encoding tetratricopeptide repeat protein, which gives rise to MAVDIDYLSYMNKGNYAMALNLLDQALLQNPEDPILLYNFALCCFQTKNFKKTIQVLDRILSEYPGFIELDNVYRLKVFSLVELKEWESAEGIIKERLQIAIDDAKLLSFLAHVYEYTHRLEEAISIHRRILKANPDYKNSLNSLGYLLALKKKLTAEERAEAIRSLKKALELDPNNPAYLDSFGYFLQSNGKPEEAWKAYRKALQKNPNHPVLLERLKNLKK
- a CDS encoding methyl-accepting chemotaxis protein yields the protein MHSYVSNLSIRLRLFLLPIPILVFLLVLLVLFIQSQNKDIKFTSKELQGIQIIKPVYSAYKVGLTKLKIGQENIGDLKPLVDTGIAVILESGVLSEESTFLKKWKIHLNKESFDTVSAKTFLIDTQELAVKIGDQSHLILDPELESYYQMEIVLFKVPELWQHVALLKEVIRDEYLGENRNSKQFLSSSFTKAIISINGIENICIKIANSNLKTLESSKKYKDTINQNINQSNIICKKYIEELKNVFLKETIKPNSANELFTIIHKGTSIGEEIQNSSLEILENLIQDRLSEQEGQRTVNIIIVLVALSLSILMIRFIFRSINVPLKSVLSKIDELSSGDADLTKQIPSFGKNEIGEITESINRFLSKLNDMMIQLKQAVNQVEKISEQLKDDALLVSDNASGLASTSEESAASLEELSSSFEIMFGSISDETKNITKIAEEIRNIEFSIVNSEKELSQLSIDSIQSTKLADNGNLSIRSTDSSMEEIKLVTKEISGIVDLITEISEQTNLLALNASIEAARAGDAGRGFAVVAEEISKLADKTRISVKNIMVLISKSNTAVNSGVSHVNDTVKALNEIVGQSNRIQLGIQKLKVEISSQSNSLTKVSFEVKELQSLAESIELSCQEQKRTSEDMVVSVNSLSGNAQELAQSSEDLNRVSSTISDVAKTISNIANSFQTNDPNVTAL